The genomic window GCGAGGAAGAACGGGCGCACGGAACGCGGATCAACGAGGAGGGCCGGTTCGAGTTCACGTGTACGGAGTGCGGGACCACGTTCCAGATGTAACGGCGGTCCCACGAGCCCTGGTGTCAACAACTGACGTCTCGTCTCCTGCCGATCTCGCAGTATAAATTATATATACATACATCCCATAAGATAGTACGTGTCCCGGGATACAGGAGCGGATGCCGAACGAGGACTGTCGGTCACCCTCCCGGTCCCGCTCCCCGACGATTCGCTCTTCGGGCTCGCGAGCACCGACGCAGTGATCGAGTACCTCGCGCGAAATCGGACCGAGTCGATCGCCCAGACCGATCTCGCGGACCGGATCGATAGCCCTGAATCGTCCGTGCAGCGAGCCGTGGACGTGCTCGCTGCGAACGACCTCGTCGAGGTCAGGTACGAGGGGAATCGGAAGCTCGTTCGCATCAACCGCAGCCGACTCGACGTGCCCGACGACCCGTATCTCGAGATTCCACAGGCGGAGTTTCAGGCACCGGTGCGAGCTGCTGTCGGGCGGCTTCGATCGGAACTGGATCAGGTCGTCGGTATCGTACTCTACGGCAGCGTTGCCAACGGTACGGCAGATCGGCGGAGTGACGTCGACCTCTGGGTCGTCGTTCGGTCGAACCGTGCGGCGAACCAGCGTGCTGCAAACGAGATCGTCGCCGACCTCGAAGCCCAACGCTTCGACGGCGAGCGATACGCGTTCCACGTCGCCGTCGAGTCGACGGAATCACTCCCTGCGTTCACCGAGGACGTGCGTGCGATCCTTCGCGCCGGGATCGTTCTGCACGAGACCGACGAGTATCAGCAACTCCACGAACTGCTGCGCCGTGAGCAGGAGTAGCGACGGCTCGGACGCCACGGCTGCAGCGAGCACGTCGGGGATCGAGTCAGAAACACCCTTTTCACCGATACCGCGGCGACGGGTATCCTACTGTGAGCGATCCGCGCCCACTCGTGGCAGCAATCGATTCCGCCTGCGACGCCTTCGAGTACGTCGGTACTGGCCCACCCGAGTTCGAGCGAGACGTTGCCCGGGACGAGGAGTGGCGAACGCAGCTCACCAAGGCCTGTCGCTATCTCGCGAGTTGCCGGGCACTCCGAGCGAAGGACGGGTTCAACGGTGCGGTCGTCGAGCTCTGTTTCAGCGCCATCGAGCGCACGATCGAGGCGTACCTCTTGCGGCACACCGCTGACAGTCTCGCGTCGTATCGAGACCACGAGACGGTCTACGAGCGAGCCGCCGAGCATGGCGTCTTCGAGCGTGAGACTGCCGAGCGGCTAGCGCGCCTGTATCGAAGAAACCGAACCGAACACTACTATGGCGGGTTGGTTCCGACGCAAGCCAAGGAAGCGGCGATGTTCGAACTCGCCGGACAGGTCCACAGCTACGTGACTGGGCTGTTGGAGGACGAACCCGTGTGCCAGTGCCCCTGAAGTGCCCGACGTTGTAATCGCCCGAGCTGCTCGAGCGAGCCTCAGTCGATCCGGTACTGCTCCAGCTTCCCCTCGTCCACGTCCACCCCCAGCCCCGGTCCGTCGGGCACCTCGATTTCCGCGTCGTCCACCTCGAACGGCTCCGCGATCACGTCGTCGGCCCAGGCGTAGTAGATGGTGTCCGGGGGCAGATTGATCGCTGGCGTGCTCGCGGTGAGGTGCAACACGGCCGCGGTCTTGACCCCGAGGTCGAACGCGTTGTGGTGGGCCAGCGAGATGCCGGCGTCGTCGGCCACCCCCGCGAGCCGCTTCGCGGCGCGGAACCCGCCCGCGGGGACGACGTCGATGACGGCGCAGTCGATTGCACCGGCGGCGCCGTGCTGGAAGAGGTTCCGGTCGAAGTAGGTGTCCTCGTTGACGGCGATCGGGGTGCGCAGGCGGTTGCGCAGCGACTCGTAGGTCCCGACGCTGTCGATGCGAACGGGCTGTTCGAGGTACTGGCAGTAGACGCCGTTGTCCCCGAGGGCGGCGCCGACGCGGACGGCCTGGTCGGGCGTCCAGCCCTGGTTCGGGTCGAGCCGGAAGGAGAGTTCGCCGTCTGCCTCGTCGTCCATCGCGAGGATCCGGCGGACGTCCTCCGTCCAGTCCCGGCCGGCCTTCGTCTTCAGGACGGAGTAGCCCCCGTCGAGTGCGCGACGGGCGTGCTCGCGAGAGTCCTCCTCGTCGAGGATGCCGACGCAGTACGCGAACTCGACGCTGTCGCGGGTCTTGCCCCCGAGCAGTTCGTGGACCGGGACGCCACGAATCTTGCCCAGCGCGTCGTGCATCGCCATCTCGACGCCCCCGACGAACGGCCCGACGTCCAGGTACTCGTAGAAGAACTCGTCCGCGAACGCCTCGGCCTCCGCGACCGAGCGGCCGACGAGTTCCGGCGCGACGTCGTTCTCGATCACGCTCGCGGTGGTCTCGAGCGCGAGCGAGGAGCGCATCTCGCCCCAGCCAGTGACGCCCGAGTCCGTTTCGAGGCGAATCAACATCCGCTCCATCGTCTCGACCTGCCCGTGGTTCGTGACGTACGGCGCGAGGCCGTTCGGGTCGGACTCCGGGAGGACCTCCATCGCGACCGGGATCGCCTCCACGTCGGTGACCTTCATGCTGAAATTTCGTTCCCGAGCGCGGTTACGTCTTTCCTGCGCGGCAAACCGGTTCGGTCGAAAATGACTCGTGGGCGAGTGAATGCTCGTATGGCTGCGTGTTCGCGAGAGCTGCAGACGGGATTGCCTGGAACCCTCCCAGCGGCGGGTTTCCGCTGAGCGGTGGCTGTGGAGTGACACTCGCTGGCGAACGATCGGGAAAATGGGAGACTCGTCGCCGCTGTCGCCCACTTTCACTTTCGCCTCGGTGCAGGGTCGGGTTAAGGTGCGGCCGGTCGGTGGAGTGACGTATGCTCGAACACCTCGCGAGCGAGTGTTCGGCCCCCGACTGCGAGCGGACGCTCTCGGAGGACCGACGCATGCTCACGATGCAGACGCCCGACGGCGTCCGACGCGCCTACGAGTGCGAGTGCGGGGCGGTGACCGTCACGGTGCTCAGCGACGAGACGATTCGAGAGCAACAGTAACGCCCAGCGATCGCGGACCGACGATCGCGGCACTCTTCGGCTTCGGGCGGCCAGTATCGATCGATGAGTGAGGACACCGACGCGCTGGCGAGCGACGCCGAGCAGGTCCGGTACGAGGAAGTGCTCCGTGCGACGGGCCACGAGCACGTCCAGGGGACCCACGCCTCGACGTTCGAGGTGACGACGGACGACTTCCTGACGCCCGCCGGGGACTGTATCGTCGGCATCGAGGCCGATCGCGCCCCGGCGTCATTCGACGACGCGTTCGTCGCAGCCTGCCAGGACCCCGACGCCACGATCGTGACCGAGTTATCCGTCGCCGGTGACGAAGGCGAAGACAGCGCCGACGGACCGGCCACCCAGCGAATCGTCGCCCGCGGGGACCCCGACCTCTCCTTCGAGAACGACCGGAGCGCAGTCTGGCGGACGAGCGAGTACGTCGACGACCGGACGGTCGCGGTCGAGGCCGATCACGCCGCTGCCGACCTCGATCGCGACCTCGTCACCGCTCTCGCGGCTGGAGCGGAACTCGAGGTGACGATCGTGGTCGAAGCGCCAGCGTAGGAACCTGCTACCGCGGTTTCACGACCTGGGAGTTCGCCACGGCTCCCGCCGATATCGGGGTGACACCGCCGATCCGCCGTCGGATCGGCCCGCCACCCGCTGGCGATTCTGCTCGAAAACTGTCCCATACCTTTACCATCTTGCTTGCGGTGTGTTCACACGAGGGATCCATTATGGCGAACGACGGCGTCTTCGGCGGCTGGTATCGCACACACCTGGGCGAGCCACTGGAACCGGACCACGTGAACGGGTACTGGGCGTTCCTCTTCGGGGCGTTCCTGGCCCTGGTCGGCCTGGTACTGTTCCTCGTAGCAGCCGGCTACGAACGGGGGTCGGACAACTTCTGGCTGTTCCGCAGGGTCGCGTTCACGCTGGCGCTCGTCGCCGGGCCGATCGTCGTCCTCTCGATCGTCTATTTGCTGCCCCTGCAGGCCAGGGCGGCCTGGCTGGCGACGCTCGGACTCTTGCTCTGCGTCGGCGCCGCGATCGCTTTCAACGTCTACTACCCCGACGACTGGAACTGGGCCGGCGACATGAGCCCGGTCATCATGGGCGGCTACGGCGCGGGCATCGCCCTCCAGATCCTGACCATCTTCCTCTACCCACTGGTGTCCTCGGGGACGGCACAGCCCGACGTGCTGCCGGCGAGCGAGGCCGACGACGGTGCGGAGGCTGCCGCGGCAGCCAGCGCCGCCGACACGAGCAAGGCGACCTTCCAGCTGTACGAGGACCGCGCGAGCGAGCATCGCTGGCGACTCGTTCACGACAACGGGAACGTCATCGCCGACTCCGGCGAGGGCTACGCTTCCCGGCAGAAGGCTCGCCAGGGCATGAGCAGCGTGAAGCAGAACGCCCCCGGTGCCGAGGAGGAGATCCTCGAGCGGGTGCCCGAGGACGCGCCAGCCGAGGCGACTGCGAGCGAACCGGCGATGGTCGCAGAGGACGGCGGCGAGGACGCTGCCAGTCCGACCGCGGCGACCGACGACGCGGGCGACGACGATGCCGATGACGACGGCACTGCCTTCGAGTTCGGGCCCA from Salinarchaeum sp. Harcht-Bsk1 includes these protein-coding regions:
- a CDS encoding mandelate racemase/muconate lactonizing enzyme family protein, giving the protein MKVTDVEAIPVAMEVLPESDPNGLAPYVTNHGQVETMERMLIRLETDSGVTGWGEMRSSLALETTASVIENDVAPELVGRSVAEAEAFADEFFYEYLDVGPFVGGVEMAMHDALGKIRGVPVHELLGGKTRDSVEFAYCVGILDEEDSREHARRALDGGYSVLKTKAGRDWTEDVRRILAMDDEADGELSFRLDPNQGWTPDQAVRVGAALGDNGVYCQYLEQPVRIDSVGTYESLRNRLRTPIAVNEDTYFDRNLFQHGAAGAIDCAVIDVVPAGGFRAAKRLAGVADDAGISLAHHNAFDLGVKTAAVLHLTASTPAINLPPDTIYYAWADDVIAEPFEVDDAEIEVPDGPGLGVDVDEGKLEQYRID
- a CDS encoding DNA-binding protein, with protein sequence MSDPRPLVAAIDSACDAFEYVGTGPPEFERDVARDEEWRTQLTKACRYLASCRALRAKDGFNGAVVELCFSAIERTIEAYLLRHTADSLASYRDHETVYERAAEHGVFERETAERLARLYRRNRTEHYYGGLVPTQAKEAAMFELAGQVHSYVTGLLEDEPVCQCP
- a CDS encoding HVO_2922 family protein, with the protein product MANDGVFGGWYRTHLGEPLEPDHVNGYWAFLFGAFLALVGLVLFLVAAGYERGSDNFWLFRRVAFTLALVAGPIVVLSIVYLLPLQARAAWLATLGLLLCVGAAIAFNVYYPDDWNWAGDMSPVIMGGYGAGIALQILTIFLYPLVSSGTAQPDVLPASEADDGAEAAAAASAADTSKATFQLYEDRASEHRWRLVHDNGNVIADSGEGYASRQKARQGMSSVKQNAPGAEEEILERVPEDAPAEATASEPAMVAEDGGEDAASPTAATDDAGDDDADDDGTAFEFGPTDDAASDDTATDEAAVNDEATDDASADATFEVYEDNVGEYRWRLRHSNGNVIADPGEGYSRRSAVNEAVERIKRVASEADTLEYEPAAFELYADAADEWRWRLRHRNGRILADSGEGYASRRNAKDGVESVRKHVADPENVEVYEDNAGDYRWRLTASNGELIADSGQGYSRESRAQDAVERVSEYAPEADTLDYEPAAYEVFQDNAEEWRWRLRHRNGQILADSGEGYASKQKARQGMHSVMNNAPAAEIEELE
- a CDS encoding nucleotidyltransferase domain-containing protein: MSRDTGADAERGLSVTLPVPLPDDSLFGLASTDAVIEYLARNRTESIAQTDLADRIDSPESSVQRAVDVLAANDLVEVRYEGNRKLVRINRSRLDVPDDPYLEIPQAEFQAPVRAAVGRLRSELDQVVGIVLYGSVANGTADRRSDVDLWVVVRSNRAANQRAANEIVADLEAQRFDGERYAFHVAVESTESLPAFTEDVRAILRAGIVLHETDEYQQLHELLRREQE
- a CDS encoding DUF371 domain-containing protein, with amino-acid sequence MSEDTDALASDAEQVRYEEVLRATGHEHVQGTHASTFEVTTDDFLTPAGDCIVGIEADRAPASFDDAFVAACQDPDATIVTELSVAGDEGEDSADGPATQRIVARGDPDLSFENDRSAVWRTSEYVDDRTVAVEADHAAADLDRDLVTALAAGAELEVTIVVEAPA